DNA from Plasmodium cynomolgi strain B DNA, chromosome 12, whole genome shotgun sequence:
tcaattttatgaaggatgactttgaaaaaattctcgacaaagaaaatgaaattcaTGGCATAGTCACCAAGCAGAACAGCAgcaaggaggaaaaaaccttaaatgaaaaggaaaaaatcgacATCATTTTAAGCGAACTGATGCTGTCctgtgaggaaaaaaaatcagttaaataagtatataaaaacTGCCAACGAAATAATCAGCCAAAATAATGACATaattaagaaggaaaaggaagaaattgaagatttaattttgggaaaaaatcaagaaataaattctatgcaacaaaaaattgacttGGCAAAACGCTTCTACAACGATGTAAATAACGCACTGGTGCAACTTTTTAACAACttggatttatttttaaaaaataaaataaacgtgGAATTAAATATCGATCATCTGGAAAAAATCTCAAAGACGGAAGCAAAAGTGGGAAATAAACCCAGGGGGGAGGACACACAACACCGCGATGAACATGTAAGGGGGCATAAAAGGCAGAACGAAGGGGAGGACCAATTTTTACAGCAATTATATCACTCCATGGatgaatatgaaaaaaaaatatgcagcaTTAGATCCTTTATGCAGGTAAATGAATTATATCACCTCTCAAAAATGTCATTAATTGAAAAGGGAAGCGATGCTAAACTACCTGCACAACTTCCGCACATCCCTCAaattgaagagaaaaatctGAACGGGGAAGGTCACAGTGACACAGGAGATCCACACTCCAGGAAGGACAAACAGGTGAGGTACGAAGATATATGCATGAGTAAAACGGGACAGAGTGGAATGGCAGACGATGCGAGTGGCGAGGTTGTCAGCGGTGAAGGGGAGATGGACGAGGAAGAAAGCGAAGATGTAGAGGATGTGGAGGAGGATGAATATTTggacgatgatgaggatgGAGAAGAGAGCTTAGATGATGAAACAGATGCGGAGGAGGAAagtgaagaggaggaagaagacggagaggaggaagaaagcgaagaggaggaagacggcgaagaggaggaagaagacggagaggaggaagaagacggaGAGGACGATGACAACGAGGGGGGGAGCCACGAAGATGACGCAAGCACGGAAAACAcgcagagaaaaaaattcaactcACCTGCGGAAAGTGAAGACAACTTCGGCGATTCGCAACAGGGCGAACGTGAGGTGCTGGAAGCAACACCATATGGCCATACAGAGAAAACGTgcggcaaaataaaaatactgaACGATGCAGAAACGACCATAAACAGTTTCTCCTCagatatgtataaaaatatattaagcGACAATATGAACGTCCTCatggacaaaataaaaaaaatcgattaCGACTACGTGTCttactttgaaaaaaaattaaaaagttaattATTAAATCACGTCTTTCCCTcattctctttttccttttttttttttgcatataagtgcatcaaaaataaaattcccaattttttgtgacaTACGAAATGTGGTTATTTTGtgcgaaatttttaaaagagtGAGTTAAACAAAGAGTTCAGATGATGGGGTGTTTCCCTTGCGTGTGACGCGGCGAGGGTGCGCGTTTTGCAATTGTTGAATGTTGGGTAGACaaggcaaaatgggaaaaaatagcgcaaaaaaaaaagtgaaaaatggggCGACAAAATGCCCCCAAAAGATATTGCACATATTATCGCAACGTACAGCTGCAACATGACATGGCAGCAAAGCGCCGCAACGCAATCGCGCGACACACGTGGCGAAAAACGAAGTGCCAACAAATTTACCAAAGAAAGGATCCACCCGTTGGAGGCGGGTAAAGAGCATTCCCCGTTTAATCTACCATTTcgggaaaaaaggcacacagGGATGGGGGCTCATGTGTGCATACGTAGGTAAATGGTGTTACACACGTAAGCAGATGTTGGACAAATGAGAGGAGCACGCCTGACGTGGGGCAATTAACTTATTcgccctttttcttcttcttcctttttagcTTGGCGAAATCTGAAAATTCCATCACGTCATCCGCAGGAGCGTCAGCttgttgcttccttttgtttttggaaatattctttaaatttttgtccTTCGAAAAATTATCTTGTTCactattttcccttttttttattttttttgtcatctgataagaaaaaaatgcatcatCGTCTAGGTCTTTGCCTACgtcaaaatttttgtttatgtaaTCATCCAGGAATTCGTCTTCCTCCCGTTCTTCATCCAGGACTGACCCCGTGGCATCATCGTCATCTTCGGACGTTCCCCGAGCACCACTCACATCATCGACGTGCTTCTTTCTTCTAATTTGATACTTatccttaaattttttaaaactattgttattatatacGTTCAGAATatcgtaaaaatatttctggtATGGGTTCTTCattaatttaaacatttccGGCGTTTTCATTtgatcgtttttttctcttttctcgTTGATGCAAGCGTCGTgaataaaattgttaaaaatattgagcATGTTCACTTGTTCTTGGGCGCTTCTGTATTCTACTGATAGCTTATCCAGGATGTTAATGACGTCCTTCGTTTCGTAGCGGTACATATATGGATAGCCAAAAGACGAATCATGTAAACTGGGGGGTGGTTCTGGGGGGCGCTGCATCGCGGTGAATTGGGACCAATTACCAGCTTTGTTGTTATTCGTCGTTTCGTTTATGcttggtggtggtggtggtggttcTGGATGGCGTTGCTTCGCGGTGAATTGGGACCAATTGCCAGCTTTGTTGTTATTCGTCGTTTCGTTTATGCTTGGTGGTGGGGGTGGTGGTTCTGGATGGCTCTGCTTTGCGGTGAATTGGGACATATTACCATCTTTGTTGTTAATCGTCGTTTCGTTCATGCTTGGTGGAGGGGGGATCGGAGCCGGCACGGTGGGGGCTAAACCGTTCGTAGCACCACTCATTTGTTTATTCCTCCTCCACATCCAATTGGTCTTGACGTTAATTACTATATCGTCATTATCATCGTCGCCATTGCCCTTTCCATCTCCGGCGTTATGAAGAGGAGCCTTCTCTTCTGGGTTTTTCCCTTCAGAGGGGGGATTTTCAAAGGAACCACCCTCATTCGAGTCTGGTTTGTCCTCACTAACCATGCTGCCATTCGCGATAGTGCCGTTAGCGATTGGTCCGCTTCTCTTTCCTGGATCGCCCAAAAGGAATCTATTACGCAGGAACCCATTATTTGTTAAGCTATTTTTGTGCACACTAAATCTGTTCAtctgaataaaattataattaaaaattgttatgtTTCTAAATTCAAAAAGGACATTCTTAAAATTGTCATTCAgtagggaagaaaaatgtgtaaaactCATAAAAATGGGTTAGTATAGAATTTGCATCCAGAGGATTATTTATTGACTTATTGTAAAGGAACACTTTATCATTGACGATtagatttttttcccctttgtgaTATTTGTTAAACTTTATCATGTAGGCATTCTTGACATTATCCAAGTTTTGTGTATATAAActattttcatcattaaacaaaaatttcatgaggatgtttttttttaaaactaaaTAACGTATCATCATGAGGGAGAATAAATGGGTCCATGGTTCCTTTGCATGAATGCTATGTTGAAAAATTCGTTTTATAAAGCTAACATTTCTGATTAAATTTCTGTCCGTAAGTATTAGTACTGTTAGCAGTCCAAAGAAATTATACGTGTGATCACtttcataataatttatatttcttaagATGCTATAAAAATAGCAGTAGATATTATCGTCTATTTGATTTGATGAATACAGAAGCAGGAACATGATGATgaggaaattaatttttattttgtaggACTCCacactttttattatttttaacaaggAGAGAATGTTTAAGCTGTGCAGGTACTTCTCCTCTGCTGCCTTCTCGATCCCTCCTACGGTGCTGTTCTGACTTTTCAACATAATGCACCTGTTGTAAATGATGAAGTAGATGTTGTTCACAAGGATACTGGAGAGCACCTTCAGGGTAGTTTTGCTCAGGTATCCGTACAGGCAGTGCTCGTGGAAGGTGCAGTCGtccgccatttttttatgacgGTCAAGGTGTTTGCTTCCGCGGGAGTGCCTATTGGGGGCTCCCGTTTGGGTACCATTTTGGGCACCATTCTGGGCACCATTTTGGGCTCTATTGGGGGCACCATTTTGCACTCCCCTTTGGACCTCCTTCCCGACTTTGTTGTCCCCTTCTCCAAGGGGCTCTTCACTGCCTTCCCGGAATTCCTCTCCACTAATCACGTTCGTCTCTCTAGTACTAGCCCCGATGGCCGAGGAATTATCGCTGGGCACTGACTGGCTGTTGCTAGGCACACCCACAAGCTTCGTCGTGCTTCCATTGCTCCAATTGGActcttcctccttcgtgGAGAATTCGCCATTCGTTGGAGCCATTTCTGGTTGGCTCCTTCTAGATaagttgggggggggaacctGGCAAATCCCATACACTGATTGGTTATCCCCCAGGTTCCCATCAGCAGCACACCTCAAGTCATCCTTTGGCGCTTTCCCACTTTCGCAATTTTCCACTTCCATAGGGGTATATTTAATGtagctcattttttctatgctcCATTCTTTGAGAAGGATATTTCTCTTATCGAAAAGTTCGAAAACATTCTTCGAAAACATCTCAAAAATGTAG
Protein-coding regions in this window:
- a CDS encoding hypothetical protein (putative): MNQKKKKTKPPINLATLEDKINILNFMKDDFEKILDKENEIHGILNKYIKTANEIISQNNDIIKKEKEEIEDLILGKNQEINSMQQKIDLAKRFYNDVNNALVQLFNNLDLFLKNKINVELNIDHLEKISKTEAKVNELYHLSKMSLIEKGSDAKLPAQLPHIPQIEEKNLNGEGHSDTGDPHSRKDKQVRYEDICMSKTGQSGMADDASGEVVSGEGEMDEEESEDVEDVEEDEYLDDDEDGEESLDDETDAEEESEEEEEDGEEEESEEEEDGEEEEEDGEEEEDGEDDDNEGGSHEDDASTENTQRKKFNSPAESEDNFGDSQQGEREVLEATPYGHTEKTCGKIKILNDAETTINSFSSDMYKNILSDNMNVLMDKIKKIDYDYVSYFEKKLKS